In a single window of the Sporichthya brevicatena genome:
- a CDS encoding cyclase family protein: MSSDPKTPPTIETVREMAARWSNWGRWGPEDQLGTLNHLRPEHRVAAAQLVRTGDVLSLAIPLGEDGPQTAGSGRFNPIHLMRYDGRDFTAPGSADRDPRRGYLQNADDILILPLQAATQWDGLAHVFFDQQMYNGYSAAEVSSSGARRNAITTATDRMVGRGVLLDVPAAAGVASLPPGYAIGSADLERAASHAGVTVGSGDFVLVRTGHLARARAGEGWGDYAGGSAPGIGLDSVSWIAEHEIAGLATDTWSVEVIPAETPDVMCPVHILLIVMLGLWVGEIFDLEALAERCATDGRYEFLFLAPPLPVTGGVGSPINPQVVL, from the coding sequence ATGAGCAGCGACCCCAAGACTCCACCGACCATCGAGACGGTCCGGGAGATGGCCGCACGGTGGAGCAACTGGGGGCGCTGGGGTCCGGAGGATCAGCTCGGCACCCTCAACCACCTCCGCCCGGAACACCGGGTGGCCGCGGCCCAGCTGGTTCGCACCGGCGACGTGCTCTCGCTGGCCATCCCGCTCGGCGAGGACGGGCCGCAGACGGCCGGGAGCGGCCGGTTCAACCCCATCCATCTGATGCGTTACGACGGTCGGGACTTCACCGCCCCGGGATCGGCCGATCGCGACCCGCGCCGCGGATACCTGCAGAACGCCGACGACATCCTCATTCTGCCGCTGCAGGCGGCGACGCAGTGGGACGGCCTCGCGCATGTCTTCTTCGACCAACAGATGTACAACGGGTACTCCGCCGCCGAGGTCTCCAGTTCCGGTGCGCGTCGCAACGCCATCACCACGGCGACCGACCGGATGGTGGGACGTGGAGTACTACTCGATGTTCCGGCCGCGGCCGGAGTCGCTTCGCTACCGCCTGGGTACGCCATCGGGTCCGCCGATCTCGAGCGCGCCGCTTCACACGCGGGTGTGACGGTGGGTTCCGGCGACTTCGTCCTTGTGCGCACGGGCCATCTCGCGCGTGCTCGGGCCGGCGAGGGCTGGGGGGACTACGCCGGGGGCTCCGCGCCCGGCATCGGACTCGACAGCGTGAGCTGGATCGCGGAGCACGAGATTGCGGGCCTGGCGACGGACACGTGGTCGGTCGAAGTCATCCCGGCCGAGACGCCGGACGTGATGTGCCCGGTCCACATCCTGCTGATCGTCATGCTCGGCCTGTGGGTCGGGGAGATCTTCGACCTGGAAGCGCTCGCCGAGCGTTGTGCCACCGACGGTCGCTACGAGTTCCTGTTCCTGGCGCCGCCGCTGCCGGTCACCGGCGGGGTCGGGTCGCCGATCAATCCGCAGGTGGTGCTGTGA